A window of Gallaecimonas kandeliae genomic DNA:
CCAGCGCCGAGACCGACATGAACGTGGTGATGACTGAAGACGGCCGCATGATCGAAGTGCAGGGCACCGCCGAGGCCGAACCCTTCAGCCGCCAGGAGCTGAACGCCATGCTGGAGCTGGCCGAGAACGGCATCCGCGAACTCTTCAACGCCCAGCGCGCCGCGCTGGTGTGAGTGCAATGGCGGGGCCAGGGCCCCGCTTTTTTATGGAAGCGACCCCATGAAAGCCTACCAGAAAGCCTTTATCGAATTCGCCATCGAGCGCCAGGTGCTGCGTTTCGGCAGCTTTACCCTCAAATCCGGCCGCCAGAGCCCCTACTTCTTCAACGCCGGCCTCTTCAACACCGGCCGCGACTTGGCCAAGCTGGGCCGCTTCTACGCCGACGCCCTGGTGGACGCCGGCATCGACTTCGACCTGCTGTTCGGCCCCGCCTACAAGGGCATCCCCATCGCCACCACCACGGCCGTGGCCCTGGCCGACCACCATGACCGCGACTACCCCTACTGCTTCAACCGCAAGGAGAAGAAGGACCACGGCGAAGGCGGCAGCCTGGTGGGCAGCCCCCTGGAAGGGCGGGTGATGCTGGTGGACGACGTGATCACCGCCGGCACCGCCATCCGCGAGTCCATGGACATCATCCAGGCCGCCGGCGCCACCCTTGCCGGTGTGCTGATCGCCCTGGACCGCCAGGAGAAGGGCAAGGGCGAGCTGTCCGCCATCCAGGAAGTGGAGCGGGACTTCGGCTGCCAGGTGATCTCCATCATCACCCTGGCCGACCTCATCAGCTACCTGGAGCAGCAGCCGGAGATGGCAGATTCTTTACAGGCGGTACGGAACTATCGCGAGCAATACGGCGTCTGATAGCCGTTGCAAAGAGGACAAGGATGTTCGAGGCGTTAAGCCTTTTTGATGTCTGCAAGACTTGTGGCCGGCTCAGCCGGCCTTTCTTTCGCTCGAACGCATTATTGAAATGAGAATTGATTTCATTTAAGGTGCGCCCTGTGATTTGACCAGGCCGCCGTTGGTGGCACACAGGAAGTCCCAGATGAAGTCTCTCTCCCTGCTGGCCCTGGCGGCCATGTCAGCCCTTGCCGCCGACGACAGCGACCTGGAGCGCATCACCGTCGTCGGCCGCGCCCAGTCCCTTTACCGGGTCGACGACGGCGAGCTGGCCACCGGCACCCCTACTCCCCTGGCCCGTACGCCCCAGTCGCTGCAGATCCTGCCCCAGGCGCTGATCGAGGACCAGGCGGCGCTGCAGATCACCGACCTCTACCGCTCCATCAGCGGTGTCAGCCAGAACGCCTACTCGGCGGTGACCTTCCGCGGCTTCCGCCAGGACGAGATCCGTTACGACGGCGTGCGGGGCGACCCTTTCAACGGCTTCGCCATCCCCCAGCTGTTCGGCATAGCGCAGGTGCAGGTGTTGAAGGGCCCCAGCGCCGCCCTTTACGGTGCCGGCGAGCCGGGGGGCCTGATCAACTACGTGACCAAGCAGCCCGGTTATGAGCGGGACAACCGCCTGCAGCTGCGCCTCGGCAACGACGACTTCGCCGGCCTGGGCCTGGAGCTGTCCGGGCCCCTGACGACAGACGCCGGCCAGCGTTACCGCCTTGGCCTCTACCAGGACCACCAGAACCCCTACCGCTTCAACACCGACGACCGCAACCGCATCCTGGACGCCGGTTACGCCGTCGACTTTGGCGACAGCACCCTGACCTTGCAGTGGCGCCATATCGACCAGCACCTGGGCGGCGCCCGGCTGCGGGGCATTCCCGCCGACAGCCAGGGTAACTTCCTGGCCGACCGCCGCTGGAACGCCAACGAGGCCTCTGACGTGCAGCAGCTGAAGGCCGATGTGCTCCAGGCCCGCCTGGACCACGACTTCAATGCCTGGCTGTCGGGCCAGCTGACGCTGCGTTACTTCGAGAACAGCGAGCTGCAGCGCTACCACGAGCCGGCCAGCATGACCGACAGCGACGGCGACGGCCTGGCCGACTGGACGGAGCGCCAGTACCGGGACCAGGAACGCAACACCCAGGCCGCCTCCGTGACCGGCCGGTTGGTGGCGGAGTTGGGCGACCACACCCTGTTGCTGGGGGCCGACGGCTATCGCCAGGAGGAAGGATTCCATTACCAGCGGGCCAACAAGGCGGACGGGGTGCTGGGGCTGAGTTACGGCGACCCCCAATACGGCGTCACCGATCCCGTCGAGTACCGGCTGCACCTCATCACAGATTCGGACACCAGGGCCCTGCGCTACGGCCTTTCCCTGCAGGACCAGTGGCGCCTGACCCCGGCCTGGGACATCACCGGCAGCCTGCGCCTGGACGGTTTCAACGACAGGGTACTGGACAGGAAAAGCGGCGAGGCCCAGCAGCATGACGACAGCGGCTTCTCCTACCGGCTGGGCAGCACCTATAGGCTCAGCGACCGGCTGCACCCCTACCTGAGCTGGTCCACCGGCTTTGTACCCCAGGCTCCCGGCAACCAGCTGGCGGCCAAGGGCGGGCCCTTCGAGCCGGAGCAGAGCCGGCAGTGGGAGGCAGGGCTGCGCAGCTACTGGCTGGACGGCGCCATCAACCTCAACCTGGCGGCCTACCGCATAGTCCGCCGGAACATATTGCAGACCGATCCACAAGATACGGACAAGCTGCAGGCCCTGGGCAAGGTGCGCAGCCAGGGATTGGAGATGGATCTGCTGGGCGACTTGAGTGACAACTGGGTACTGAACCTGAGCTACGCCTACAACGACACCCGGGTGCTGGAGGCCAGCAGCGGCATCAGCCGCGCCTTTGGCGACCGTTTCGCCAATGCGCCGCGCCACCAGCTGGGGCTCTGGACCCGCTACGACATCAGCGCCTGGGATTCGGCCATCGCCTTCGGTGCCGACCATGTCAGCGAGCAGGTCAACCAGGAGGGGCAACGCATCAAGGCTTACACCGTCTTCGACGCCTCCTGGCAGAGCCGCTGGCGGGCCTGGCTGGTCCAGCTCAACCTCAAGAACCTTTTCGACAAGACTTATGCGGTGAGCGGCCTTATCGACCGCACCGGTCAGTTCGCCGGGGAGCACAGGCGCCTCTACCTGACGGCCAGCTACCGCTTCTGACAAAAAAGGCGCCCCAAGGCGCCTTTTTTCAGAAGTCTTTCATCATGTGGCCGCCCCAGCCCATGAAGACGGCGGCGCCGCCCATCAACAGGAAGATGGCCACGAAGATGATGCCGATCAGGGTGAGGATGCCCATGATGGTGAAGTAGGTCTTGAGCTTGGCCATGGCGTCCTGCATGGCCTGCTCGGAGCCGAGCTGGGCCCCTTCCAGGGCACCGGCGGACTGGAACAGCAGCACCCCCATCCAGATCGGCAGCCAGGCCACCAGCAGCCCGACGATGGACAGGGCCTGGGCGACGCCGCCGATGATGGCCATGACGCCCACCAGCCGCAGCCAGCCCCTGGCCTGGAACAGCGGTAGGCTGAGGCGGCTGACCAGTTCAGATTGTTCTTCCTGCATGACATCTCCATCTTGAGGTTGGGACGCCCTGCCGGCCGACATCAAAGCAGCTGTTGTTCGATCAGCTGCCACTGGGCGGCGAAGCCGTCTGTGGGTTTATGTTTGAAGCCGGACCGCACGAACTGGCCGATACGGCCTTCGGTGAAGGCCAGCAGCAGGTTGGCCAGCACCCCTTCGTCCACGGCGAAGCCCTTGCCTTCGCGCAGGCGGCGTTCCCGCAGCACCTGCTTGAGCTGGGTTTCCAGCTTCTGGAACAGCAACTCGATGCGGTCGCGCAGCCTTTCCTGTTCGCCCTGCAGGGCGTCGCCGTTGATGATACGGGTCAGGCCGGGGTTTTTCTCGGCGAAGGCCAGCAACAGGTGCAGCATATGGTGGATACGAGTCAGGGTGTCCTTTTCATCCTTGAGGATCAAGTTGATGCGGGAGACCAGGGAGTCTTCGATGAAATCGATAAGGCCTTCGAACATCCGCGCCTTGGAGGGGAAGTGCCGGTAGAGGGCGGCTTCGGATACCCCGACCTGGGCGGCCAGCTTGGCGGTGGTGATCCGCTGTCCGGCTTGGGTTTCCAGCATCTGGGCAAGGCTTTGGAGTATTTGTTCGCGGCGGCTGGTCTTGGCGTTGGCCATGGTTACAACTTCCCTGCAGGATAAAGCAGGGGCCGCAGTGCGGCCCCTTGATAGGTAGACACAAGTTTATCTTGTGTTCAGGCAGGAAAAAAGCGCGGTCAGTGCCGTCCGGAGTGTCCGAAGCCCCCTTCACCGCGTTTGGTGGCCGCGAAGTCGTCCACCAGGTCAAAGCGGGCCTGCACTACGGGCAGGAACACCAGTTGGGCAATGCGCTCGCCGGGCTGGACTGTGAAGGCGTCCTGGCCGCGGTTCCATACGGATACCATCAGCTGGCCCTGATAGTCGGAATCGATAAGGCCCACCAGGTTGCCAAGGACTATGCCGTGCTTATGACCGAGGCCGGAGCGCGGCAGGATGGTGGCGCAGAGGCCGGGGTCGGCGATGTAGATAGCAAGGCCAGTGGGCACCAAGGTGGTTTCGCCCGGGGCCAGTTCTATGGGGCCGTCGATGACGGCGCGCAGATCCAGGCCGGCCGAGCCGTCGGTGGCGTAGGCGGGCAGGGGGAATTCGGTACCGACTCGGGAGTCGAGGATCTTCAGTTGGATGGGGGTCTTCATTTTGCCTCGCTGAGCTGGGTGGCCAGGTGCGCCAGCATTTGCCTGGCCAGTGTCAGTTTGTCTGCCTGGGGCAGGGGAAGGGTGGTGCTGTGGCCGATCAGGGTCAGCTGGTTGTCGTCCTGGCCGAAGGCCAGGCCCCTGCCGACGGCGTTGGCCGCTATCCAGTCGAGCTTCTTGCGGGCCAGCTTGTCGCGGGCGTAATGCTCCACGTCACGGGTCTCGGCGGCGAAGCCCACTACCAGGCCAGGGCGCTGGGCCATGGCCGCTACGTCGCTGATGATGTCGGGGTTCTTGACCATCTCCACCACCAGTTTGTCGTTGTCTTTCTTGATCTTGTGCTCGGCGTGCTGGGCCGGCCTGTAGTCGGCAACGGCGGCGCAGCCGATGAAGAGATCGCAGCCGGCCGCCTCAATCAGGGCCGCTTCGTGCATCTCCAGGGCCGATTCCACATCCAGACGCCGGACCCCAAGCGGGGTTGCCAGGCTGACCGGGCCGCTGACCAGGGTGACGTCGGCGCCCAGCTCGGCGGCGGCCTGCGCCAGGGCAAAGCCCATCTTGCCGGAGCTGTGGTTGGACAGGTAACGCACCGGGTCCAATGGCTCGCGGGTAGGGCCGGCGGTGATCACCAGCTTGCGGCCGGCCAGCGGTTTGGGGCCGAAATGGCGCTCTACTTCCGCCACCAGCTCCAGGGGTTCCTTCATCCGCCCCGGGCCCACGTCACCGCAGGCCTGCTCGCCGCCGTTGGGGCCCCAGATGGCGACGCCGCGGCGGGCCAGGGCCTCGAGGTTGGCCTGGGTGGCGGCGGCCCTGTACATCTGCTGGTTCATGGCCGGGGCCACCGCCAAGGGAGCGGCCGAGGCCAGGATCAAGGTGGTCAGCAGGTCGTCGGCCAGGCCGGCATTGATGCGGGCCAGCACATTGGCGCTGGCCGGGGCCACCAGTATCAGGTCGGCCCATTTGGCCAGCTCGATATGGCCCATGGCCGCCTCGGCGTTGGGGTCGAGCAGGCTGTCGCCCACAGGGTTGCCGGACAGGGCCTGCAGGGTCAGGGGAGTGATGAACTCCTTGGCGGAGGCCGTCATCACCACCCGTACCTCGGCGCCGCGCTCCTTGAGGCGGCGCACCAGATCGGCGCTCTTGTAGGCGGCAATGCCGCCGCTGATGCCAAGCAGGATGCGTTTGTCAGATAGGCTCATGGTCAAGGGCTCCGCCGGTGGAAGGCCGCTAAGATAGCATATTTGCCCCCGGCCCTGGACTACCCTTAATTACCGGCAACGGGCAGGGAGGCGCCATGGGGATACGGCATTGGCCCGAAGGGGAAAGGCCCAGGGAGAAGCTGCTGACGCTTGGCGCCGGTGCCCTGAGCGACGCCGAGCTACTGGCCATACTGCTGCGGGTGGGCCTGCCCGGCAAAGACGCCTTGGCCCTGGCCCGCGAGCTGCTGGGGCAATTTGGTGGCCTGCGGGCCCTGCTCAATGCCGACCTGGCCCGTTTTTGCCAGGGCCCCGGCCTCGGCAGCGCCAAGTACGTGCAACTCCAAGCGGCCCTGGAACTGGCGGTGCGGGTACAGGGAGAGAAACTGCAACGGGAAGGGGCCCTGACCTGCCCGGACGAGGTGCGCCGTTACCTGATCGGCAAGCTGCGCGACCGGCCCCGGGAGGTCTTCTGCCTGTTACTGCTGGACAGCCAGCATAGGGTGATCAGGCTGCTGGAACTCTTCCACGGCACCCTGGACGCGGCCGCCGTCTATCCCCGGGAAGTGGTACGGGCGGTGCTGGCGGCCAATGCAGCTGCGGTGATACTGGCGCACAACCACCCGTCTGGTATCGCCGAGCCAAGCCGGGCCGACAGACAGCTCACCGAGCGCCTCGGTGCGGCCCTGGGACTGGTGGATGTGCGGCTGTTGGACCACCTGGTGGTGGGGGACGGCGAGGCGGTTTCCTTCGCCGAGCGGGGATGGCTCTGATCTTTCTTGATCTTGCCGCCGCTTTTCTGTATAAATTGCGCCCTCTCTGCGCCTGAGGCGACGGCCTCGAGGTGATAATCGCTCGAGCTGATGTTTTTTGGAGAATTTACATGTCCCGAGTATGCCAAGTAACCGGTAAGGGTCCGGTCGTGGGTAACAACGTATCCCACGCTAACAACAAGACCCGTCGCCGTTTTCTGCCTAACCTGCAAACCCACCGTTTCTGGGTAGCCAGCGAAAACCGTTTCGTGAAGCTGCGCCTGTCCACCAAGGGTATGCGTATTATCGACAAGAAGGGCATCGACGCCGTACTGGCTGACCTGCGTGCCCGCGGTGAGAAGATCTAAGGGGTAAACCATGGCAAAAGGTATTCGTGAGAAGATCAAGCTGGTTTCCTCTGCCGGCACCGGTCACTTCTACACCACCGACAAGAACAAGCGCAACATGCCGGAAAAGATGGAAATCAAAAAGTTCGATCCGGTTGTTCGTCAGCACGTTCTCTACAAAGAAGCCAAGATCAAATAAGATCAGGCCTCTTGCAAAAAAACCCGACTTCGGTCGGGTTTTTTTGTATCTGGCATCCCTGCCTCCTACCCTTCGGGCCATCGCTGGCGCGATGTAGCGAAGCGCTCCTGGCGCTTCTGTTGTGCCTCACGTCCGGAGAGGCACCTCCTGGGCCGCCGCACGCGGCGTCAAAAAGTGTTCCTGAGACTTTGTTGTGGGCGACTTTCCTGTCGGTCACTCCACGGGTTATGCAAAAGCGGCCTCTGGCGTTCCCTTCTGGCCGGCACCTGGCTATGCTGGGCCCCGCAAGGAGGAAGCCATGCCCATCACCCTTTTCGAACTGGCCGGTGCCAGCCCAGAGCGCCGTTTCAGCCCCTATTGCTGGCGTAGCCATCTCGCCCTCTGGCACAAGGGCCTGGATTTCCAGGCGCTGCCCTGGCGCTACAACGACAAGGCTCTCATCGCCGCTTCCGGCCAGGGCAAGGTCCCGGTGCTTGTCGACGGCGACCAGATACTCCACGAGTCCTGGGATATCGCCCTTTACCTGGAAGACCGTTATCCTCAGGCCCCATCGCTCTTTCCCGAGGGGGCAGTGCAGGCCAAGGCCTTCATGAACCGCTGTGACAGCGAGTTCAACCCGGCCGTCCGTTGGTTTCTGTTGCCGGTGATCCACCCCTTGTTGACCCCGGGTGACCAGGTCTATTTCCGCCAGAGCCGCGAGGCCCAACTGGGCATGCGTCTGGAAGACTGCAGCCAGAAGGCCGACAGGGCGGCGCTGGCGTCGGTGCTAGGCGGATTTGCCGAACAGTTGGGGAGCCAGCCCTTCTTTGCCGGCTTTGAGCCGGGCTACAGCGACTTGTCGCTGCTCGGTTCCCTGCTCTGGGCCGCCGCCAGCTGGGATCAGGATCCGCTGAGCGACCAACCTGTGCTCAAGGCCTGGCGGGCTCGCCTGGCCGCCCGTTTCCCTGGCCTGGCCGATTATCGTTTCCAGTACCAGCTGTAAGGAGCCGAGATGCCGGAATTGCCGGAGGTCGAAACCACCCGCCGCGGCGTGGCCCCTTTTTTGGTCGGGCAGTGCATAGCCCGCATCGAGGTGCGCCAGCGCGGCCTGCGCTGGCCTGTGCCCGAGGCCCTGGCCTTGCTGGAAGGCCAGGTCATCGACAAGGTCAGCCGCCGTGCCAAGTACCTCTTGATCGAGACGGCCATGGGCAGTGCCCTGGTGCACCTGGGTATGAGCGGCGCCCTGCGCATCCTCGGCGAGCCTGTACCGCCCGGTAAGCACGACCATGTGGACCTGGTGCTGGCAACGGGCAAGGTACTGCGTTACACGGACCCACGCCGTTTCGGCGCCTGGCTCTATGTGCCGCCGGGGGAAGAACCGGAGCAGCTGAAGAAACTGGGCCCCGAGCCGCTGACCGAGGATTTCGACGGCGAACGGCTCTTTAGCTTGAGCCGCAAACGCCAGGTCCCGGTCAAGACCTTCATCATGGATAATGCGATAGTGGTAGGGGTGGGTAACATCTACGCCAACGAGGCGCTGTTCATGGCCGGCATAGACCCGCGCCGCCCTGCCGGCGCCATCGCCAGGGAGCGCTACCTGAAGCTGGCGGACGCCATCAAGACGGTGCTGGCCAGAGCCATAGAGCAAGGAGGCACTACCTTGAAGGACTTCACCGCCGCCGACGGCAAGCCCGGCTATTTCGCCCAGGAGCTGCAGGTCTATGGCCGCAAGGGCCAACCCTGCCAGGCCTGCGGCGCCGAATTACGGGAAGTACGCATCGGTGGGCGCAGCACCGTTTATTGTGGAATTTGTCAGCGCTAAGGATGACCATGACTATCTGTTTGTACCGTCACAACCTCAATCTGAAAAGCGGCGCTGGCCAGCTGATAAGGATGCAAGCCAAGGCTCTTAAGGCCCGCGGCGAGCCCTTCAAGGTGGTAGCCGGCAGCGGCGTTTGGAAGTTCTTCTTCGGCAGTGGTGTCAAGGCGGCGGCCCTGTCTCAGGCTCAACTGGCACAGCGGCTGAAAAAGGAGCCCATGCTGGTGGTCGACCATGGCATGCGACTACCCTACGCCGATATCCTCTTCGTGCATAACTTGGTGACAGAGGCCAATGGCTTCCTGCACCGCGCCGATTTTGAAGCGGAAGTTGCCTTGGAGAAACGGTTCTTCGCTGAGCTGTCTTCCGACACTTTGGTGATAGCCAACTCCCAGTTGGTAAAGGCGGCACTTGAGCGACACTTCGGCCTGTCGGGGCGGCAGGTGTTGGTTCAGTACCCAGGCTTTGATGACAAACGTTTCAACCTGGCTGCTCGGGACAAATGGCGTGATAGCAGCCGTAAGGCCTTGGGTTTTACTGACGAGCCGGTGCTGGGTTTTGTAACCTCTGGGGATTTCCATAAACGGGGTCTGGATCTGCTGCTGGGGAGCGCTGCACTGATATTGCGGCAGCGACCTGATGTCCGTTTCTTTGTAGTGGGATCCAAGAAGCTGCCTGCCTGGGCCGTAGCGCATCCCCTTATAAAGGAAGGGCTGGTGCGATACAGGCCCAAAAGCGGGCTTCCTCAACGGTGGCTGGCGGCCCTGGATATATTCCTCTATCCGGCCCGCTTTGAAGAGTTCGGCATGGTGGTGTCAGAGGCGCAAGCCATGGGCATTCCTGTACTGACATCAAGAAGGGTTGGGGCCTCAGAATGCCTGCCGGCCCCTTATCAGGATTGGCTGCTGGAAGAGCCAGTGGCTGAAGGATTAGCCGACAAGGCCCTGGCGCTGCTGGCAGACCCTGCCGCCCAGCATACACTGGCCGAAGCAGGGGTGACGTCCATAGGCCGTTTTGACCAAGCCTATTACATCGACACCACCCTCAAGACCATCCTCACTCAGAAGCGGTAGCTCAGGTAGAGGCTGAGCCCGGCGATGTTGTAGAAGTAATCGGGGCTATTGCCCTGGGGATCGCTGGGTAGCAGCTTGTCCCTGGCCACATTGTCGCCGTAGCGCAAGTCCATACCAAGATCCCAATGGGGCATGATGTCCCGATACTGGATGCCGGTGCCGAGATAATAACCATAGGCGGGGGTGGCCAGATCATAGCGGGCGGCGCCGACAAAGGCGCTGATGGCCAGCTTGTCGTTGAATCGGTAACGGTAATCCAAGGCCCTGACCGCAAAGAAGTTATGGTTGTCGACATTGTCCAACTCCATTCGAACACCGATGTCGCTGTGGTCGCTGGCCTCACGTCTGGCGCCCAGCCCCAGATGCGCCCCTGTGCTGCTGTAGTGGCTGTGGTCGCCGGCTAAGTTGCGACTGATCTTGGCACCGTTGATCCCGACATCCATGAAGATCTCGGCTTGGGCGGGCAATACCGTCAATGCGGCCAGCAGCGTCAATGCATACTTCATGGTTCTCTCCTAGAAACGGATAAAGGCGGTCAGCCTGTTGTAGTTCTCACCCAGGGCGTCCCGCCCAATTTGCAGTTCACCTCCTACCAGGTAGAGGCGCCAGGGTACGGAATAACTCAGGATCAGTT
This region includes:
- the dut gene encoding dUTP diphosphatase, whose protein sequence is MKTPIQLKILDSRVGTEFPLPAYATDGSAGLDLRAVIDGPIELAPGETTLVPTGLAIYIADPGLCATILPRSGLGHKHGIVLGNLVGLIDSDYQGQLMVSVWNRGQDAFTVQPGERIAQLVFLPVVQARFDLVDDFAATKRGEGGFGHSGRH
- the pyrE gene encoding orotate phosphoribosyltransferase, translated to MKAYQKAFIEFAIERQVLRFGSFTLKSGRQSPYFFNAGLFNTGRDLAKLGRFYADALVDAGIDFDLLFGPAYKGIPIATTTAVALADHHDRDYPYCFNRKEKKDHGEGGSLVGSPLEGRVMLVDDVITAGTAIRESMDIIQAAGATLAGVLIALDRQEKGKGELSAIQEVERDFGCQVISIITLADLISYLEQQPEMADSLQAVRNYREQYGV
- a CDS encoding DUF5362 domain-containing protein, with the translated sequence MQEEQSELVSRLSLPLFQARGWLRLVGVMAIIGGVAQALSIVGLLVAWLPIWMGVLLFQSAGALEGAQLGSEQAMQDAMAKLKTYFTIMGILTLIGIIFVAIFLLMGGAAVFMGWGGHMMKDF
- the coaBC gene encoding bifunctional phosphopantothenoylcysteine decarboxylase/phosphopantothenate--cysteine ligase CoaBC, translated to MSLSDKRILLGISGGIAAYKSADLVRRLKERGAEVRVVMTASAKEFITPLTLQALSGNPVGDSLLDPNAEAAMGHIELAKWADLILVAPASANVLARINAGLADDLLTTLILASAAPLAVAPAMNQQMYRAAATQANLEALARRGVAIWGPNGGEQACGDVGPGRMKEPLELVAEVERHFGPKPLAGRKLVITAGPTREPLDPVRYLSNHSSGKMGFALAQAAAELGADVTLVSGPVSLATPLGVRRLDVESALEMHEAALIEAAGCDLFIGCAAVADYRPAQHAEHKIKKDNDKLVVEMVKNPDIISDVAAMAQRPGLVVGFAAETRDVEHYARDKLARKKLDWIAANAVGRGLAFGQDDNQLTLIGHSTTLPLPQADKLTLARQMLAHLATQLSEAK
- the mutM gene encoding bifunctional DNA-formamidopyrimidine glycosylase/DNA-(apurinic or apyrimidinic site) lyase, encoding MPELPEVETTRRGVAPFLVGQCIARIEVRQRGLRWPVPEALALLEGQVIDKVSRRAKYLLIETAMGSALVHLGMSGALRILGEPVPPGKHDHVDLVLATGKVLRYTDPRRFGAWLYVPPGEEPEQLKKLGPEPLTEDFDGERLFSLSRKRQVPVKTFIMDNAIVVGVGNIYANEALFMAGIDPRRPAGAIARERYLKLADAIKTVLARAIEQGGTTLKDFTAADGKPGYFAQELQVYGRKGQPCQACGAELREVRIGGRSTVYCGICQR
- the rpmG gene encoding 50S ribosomal protein L33 codes for the protein MAKGIREKIKLVSSAGTGHFYTTDKNKRNMPEKMEIKKFDPVVRQHVLYKEAKIK
- the rpmB gene encoding 50S ribosomal protein L28; its protein translation is MSRVCQVTGKGPVVGNNVSHANNKTRRRFLPNLQTHRFWVASENRFVKLRLSTKGMRIIDKKGIDAVLADLRARGEKI
- the slmA gene encoding nucleoid occlusion factor SlmA, whose amino-acid sequence is MANAKTSRREQILQSLAQMLETQAGQRITTAKLAAQVGVSEAALYRHFPSKARMFEGLIDFIEDSLVSRINLILKDEKDTLTRIHHMLHLLLAFAEKNPGLTRIINGDALQGEQERLRDRIELLFQKLETQLKQVLRERRLREGKGFAVDEGVLANLLLAFTEGRIGQFVRSGFKHKPTDGFAAQWQLIEQQLL
- a CDS encoding glycosyltransferase family 4 protein; the protein is MVAGSGVWKFFFGSGVKAAALSQAQLAQRLKKEPMLVVDHGMRLPYADILFVHNLVTEANGFLHRADFEAEVALEKRFFAELSSDTLVIANSQLVKAALERHFGLSGRQVLVQYPGFDDKRFNLAARDKWRDSSRKALGFTDEPVLGFVTSGDFHKRGLDLLLGSAALILRQRPDVRFFVVGSKKLPAWAVAHPLIKEGLVRYRPKSGLPQRWLAALDIFLYPARFEEFGMVVSEAQAMGIPVLTSRRVGASECLPAPYQDWLLEEPVAEGLADKALALLADPAAQHTLAEAGVTSIGRFDQAYYIDTTLKTILTQKR
- a CDS encoding TonB-dependent siderophore receptor, with the translated sequence MKSLSLLALAAMSALAADDSDLERITVVGRAQSLYRVDDGELATGTPTPLARTPQSLQILPQALIEDQAALQITDLYRSISGVSQNAYSAVTFRGFRQDEIRYDGVRGDPFNGFAIPQLFGIAQVQVLKGPSAALYGAGEPGGLINYVTKQPGYERDNRLQLRLGNDDFAGLGLELSGPLTTDAGQRYRLGLYQDHQNPYRFNTDDRNRILDAGYAVDFGDSTLTLQWRHIDQHLGGARLRGIPADSQGNFLADRRWNANEASDVQQLKADVLQARLDHDFNAWLSGQLTLRYFENSELQRYHEPASMTDSDGDGLADWTERQYRDQERNTQAASVTGRLVAELGDHTLLLGADGYRQEEGFHYQRANKADGVLGLSYGDPQYGVTDPVEYRLHLITDSDTRALRYGLSLQDQWRLTPAWDITGSLRLDGFNDRVLDRKSGEAQQHDDSGFSYRLGSTYRLSDRLHPYLSWSTGFVPQAPGNQLAAKGGPFEPEQSRQWEAGLRSYWLDGAINLNLAAYRIVRRNILQTDPQDTDKLQALGKVRSQGLEMDLLGDLSDNWVLNLSYAYNDTRVLEASSGISRAFGDRFANAPRHQLGLWTRYDISAWDSAIAFGADHVSEQVNQEGQRIKAYTVFDASWQSRWRAWLVQLNLKNLFDKTYAVSGLIDRTGQFAGEHRRLYLTASYRF
- the radC gene encoding RadC family protein — its product is MGIRHWPEGERPREKLLTLGAGALSDAELLAILLRVGLPGKDALALARELLGQFGGLRALLNADLARFCQGPGLGSAKYVQLQAALELAVRVQGEKLQREGALTCPDEVRRYLIGKLRDRPREVFCLLLLDSQHRVIRLLELFHGTLDAAAVYPREVVRAVLAANAAAVILAHNHPSGIAEPSRADRQLTERLGAALGLVDVRLLDHLVVGDGEAVSFAERGWL
- a CDS encoding glutathione S-transferase family protein; its protein translation is MPITLFELAGASPERRFSPYCWRSHLALWHKGLDFQALPWRYNDKALIAASGQGKVPVLVDGDQILHESWDIALYLEDRYPQAPSLFPEGAVQAKAFMNRCDSEFNPAVRWFLLPVIHPLLTPGDQVYFRQSREAQLGMRLEDCSQKADRAALASVLGGFAEQLGSQPFFAGFEPGYSDLSLLGSLLWAAASWDQDPLSDQPVLKAWRARLAARFPGLADYRFQYQL